AAAgagtaggggcatctgggtggctcagtcggttaagcgtccgacttcagctcaggtcatgatctcacactttgtgagttcgagccccacatcgggctctgtgctgacagctcagagcctggatcctgcttcggattctgtgtctccctctctctttgccctttgcccattcatgctctgtctcgctgtgtctctcaaaaatggataaaagttaaaaaaaaattttttttaagaagaaaattcacCACAAGACATTATGTATTTGatcatattttgtattattataaggaaaataattagaGAAGTTACAAGAAATGTATTGATACCTTTTTAGATAAGCATAGTAAATATAAACCACATTGAGTGTtgtaaaaatgaactaaaaaaagaGATGTGCACAGAATTATACAGTTGTTGgggaggcagaatttcttctgcCCTTAAAAGTCCTTCTAGCTGGACGAAGAACCAAATTGACAGGAGACAGATTAAcgggagaaaatcaaatttagttttGTACATACTGGGAATCCACACACATGTGAACttccaaagacaggcaacatGAGGCTTATAAAAAACCTCCTGAGCTAAGGCGAGGGGTAGGGATCTAGGGAGCCAAAGGGGAGGGAGACCAtcaggaggaagatgaggaagagCTCTTCCTTGTACAGGCAGGCAGCTGGGTGGGGGATAAAGAGTTTTTCCTGAATCTGCCGGGTTTTGATTGGTTTTAACTCAAAACAACATTTATGCCAAAGTGGTCCATCTTGGggtggcctgcccttggcccttACACAGTCATAAATTTGTTGGCCGTCATGAATTAATCTTTTCTTAATCTCTTAGAGAAAGCTGGCAATTCAAAATAGGATCGCTGAAACACATGTGACGTGATTAACCACGTACCTTTGCTATTCCTTTTATTGATTAAACAAACCATTGGACTTCCTGGAAGCGTTTGGCTGAATTATCTTCAAACCACTTCGAGGCTTTCACTGGTAGGTAAGCGTCAACTACAATAACCTCTGGCATTGTTCGAACACCTTCCACGTGAGTTGTAGGAAAAATTAATAGTGTGAAAATTCATAAAGGGAAACCTCACTGAAATGCAGCACAGGGGGTTCTCATGCCCCGTCGCTCATCATCAAGTGTAAATCCAATAGGAGACAGACCTTTGCATGTGGATACTATTTGACCACCCAAGCAGGTGGAAGAAAGCTTTTCTTCTTGCCCAGCAaaagcccagccaatgagagaccaTCACAACTCAGCCAACTAGAAGCTACCATGCTTCAAAATCtcagtttactccaatggactttgTGTCTATAACAGCCCTTCTTAAGGTCCCCCTTTCCTTTACAAAAGAGCACACCCCTTCCCTGTTGTCTACTTGTCTTTGGGTTTGCACAACTTTGCTCGTCCCAGATCAGAATTCTTTGCTATTCTCAACTAAACTCATtgtttgctggtaaaataactgacaattttttttttttttgaggttaacATTACTTGGTGATCAGAAGTGGGATCCACAGAAGACTCCTAACAGCTCTGAAACTGGTGGGCAAACAGGGGACGGTACCCACAAAGCCAATCAGGCTCACTGCTTTCTTGCTGACCCTGGGGTTTGAGGGTGAGTTTTTGCCTCGGTTTTGAGCCGCATACTTCGTGTTTGAGGTCTCCGGGCTTGATTTGGGACTTGTTTTAAGGCcttgtttatgttttctgtccttttttttgttctgttttatcgCAGAAAGTACTCATTAAGCCTTCGATTTGACTCCTTTTCAGAAGCAGATGGTTCCTATTGGAAGTGTGCCGGTTGGAAATACATAGGCCTTTGCTCTGACTCCCTTTGGGGATCGGACCGTTCCAGTTGGAACTGTGCCTTTTGGAACTAGTCTAGCCTTTAGTTAGACTCCTGTTTGGGACCAGATTCTCCTTACTGGAATTGTGCTAGCCTGAGGACTGACTCCTTTCGGAACAGGACTGTTCTATTGAAATTCTGCTGGCCTTTGGTCTGATCCCTTTGGAACCAGACTATTTTAATACTACCTAAACTGGGATGTTTAGGAATTTTCTAGTTATTCTAAAGTAAGACCTCTAACAAATGGGATCCCAGTCATCAGAATGCATTCAGGGTGCCCCTCTCTACTGGGACTCTGCCAGGTTTTAGGTTTAAAAATTATGGTCTCTCCATATGCACACTTATAACTAAATAGACTGCCTTAAGCAGAAGTTATTTAGAACTTCAGTGGCCATTGTGGGGAACTTCCCAtctcttcaaaattgttttcctcaaaattaaatttgaaggcaatgcttccttaaaaaaaaaaaaaaaaggaaaaaaaaaaaaaaccaaaccaaacaggATGCTTATTTTAAATGGTAACTTGAGGATTCCAGATGTTTTCAGGATTCTAAATTTACTTCCTTGCAAAATACTATTTCTAAATTAAGTGAAGCAAGCAAACAATTGAAAAAAGTCAAAATGGCTTCAGAggcctctttttcctctcccctgtCTTCTTTATCTGCTGATACGTGGCTGCCATCTTGTGCTCAGGGCCCACCTCTGGGACATCCTTTCTGAAGAACGTACTTTTTTCTCCAAAtctctcctctgtgcctcctctccTGAACCTATTAAAAACTGCTTCTTCATTAGATGTTTTAACTGCTGCACAAGGTGGAACTTGTgctctcataaaaacaaaatgctgtgtaTACATTCCAGACTGCCACAGAAACATTTCTGGATTTCTAACTGACATTAATACTCAAATTGGCCCTTTAAACAATCCCTGTCTTTCCTTTAGTGATTGGTTAAACCCTTGGAGGATTTTTGTCAACTACCAAAAGACTTCGCTTTCTTGTTATTCTAATTATGTTTTGCTATCTTCTCCCATGTCTGCCTGGTACCAAGACTCCATCACTATAATAACTTCAAGCCAACAAATGATCCTTTCTACTCAAGGAGGTTCATATATGTCGTCCATGTTGGATTCAGGTCCCTCTGCCTTTTGTAACTCCCCTGTACGTTCCCCGACTGACCAATATTGACCCATAGGTAGGAGCATCTCTATACACCTACCCAGCCCCTACTGAAGATGAGAACTTCTTCCTTCAACAACtttaaagatttaagggtcaaaattATTCGGGGGGGGATATGATGAGGGAGCCTAAGACAAGCTGAGGGCAAAAGCGCAAGCTGCcacactgcccctctccccaggtgggatctgtgtgacattcctcaggcactcctggctgcccgagaacaaaggaaaggaaacaaatggttaacCGCTAGAGATCAGTTCATGCAagtgaaagacccctgcttagcttaataacacacccccaccctatcttcagttccgtaaagcctcacttgcagggcttgcacttccaccagttgacaaacaggatatctgcagttagacatccgtaccctgggagagctgtacccccacctttccctacgcaagacaggaacaggttgtcacataaataacgatgaccgctttcatctcgcttctgtaaacctgcttaagctcccaaaccggaggtcccctgccgcttcgcacccgggctccaagttgcatctgccgagagaaactccatttcccaagctttcccaggacgaaattacccccaaccctaaccaccaccgagcagagagcctaccaccagcctgtatgcaaatgtaactcaaaatggtataaaagacctgtaaccccgtatatcggggctctcccgctttctaacactggggagccctggtgcaccagtaaagactctctgccgaaatcggagtgccgagtggttctttgcgccaactctcattccatagggcctaggagcttggctcctaacatttggtgcgttggccgggaagcgagggaaggcaggagaaccCCGGCCCCGTCGGTAGATGACTCCCCTGCCCGGGCCACTGacggactgactgaagacagacttctgtgcctttgtctgcacacaggtattgtgttctatgttttgtctctgaactgtgaattctgaggccggccggccacctcagtaggagtgttgaaggaggacagacgtgtcctgaaccttcacaccccggccccgagggacgcctcggtggtgcTTGTAGAGGAGAACTGACAAGTtcgtcagactccccaaatccgaaggcaggcctcccctgccatctgaatctgaatacctggccgcggctccttggttgttgtctagtctgtgttgtctggtctgtatcgacattgtagtcatattcgtgtgtgtgtgtgtaagtgtgcgtgtgtggacgcgtggacaggacgacacagccatgggacagacactgactactcctctatctttgactctgactcatttctcggacGTCCAGGCAAGAGCTCGCAATCTATCCGTTGAGGTTCGAAAAGGTCGATGGCGAACTTTTTGTTCATCGGAGTGGCCCACCCTATCTgtagggtggccccgggacgggacttttgacctctttgttatattacaggttaagacgaaggtaatggatcctggaccacaaggtcatccagatcaagtggcctatatcctcacctgggaggatctcatccggaatcctccggcatgggtgaaacccttccttccttcctgccccacttctcagtctaccctccttcccctgaaaacctccaaaaaccgaGCCTCAACCCAAACTCCAGATCCGCCCAAACCGGTTCTTCCCGATGAGTCCCAAAGGGACCCCCTCCTCCTAGACGCTTTGTCTTCGCCGCCCCACGCCCCCGAAGAGACTTCAccgccccacaaccccctcttactacctccaccctataattcacccctggcccccgtctccgtcctgtccccggtgccccctacttcccctcctgcctccagttcctcctccccctccccaacttcttcccccgcctgtacgtcagccccatcctctactccagccccacccgatctaactccccagaccccacctcagaccccccgcctccgtctccggcgatcggacgacccgaacggccctcccacttggcaatcttccctgtttcctctccggacAGTCAACCGGACTGTCcaatattggccattttctgcatccgatctctataattggaaaactcataacccttccttttcccaagaaccccaggccctaaccTCACTAATAGAGtctatcctcctcacacaccagcctacctgggacgactgccagcagctcttacaggtccttttgactaccgaggaaaggcaacgagttctcctggaggcccggaaaaatgtgccggggcctggaggtcttccaactcagcttcccaatgaaatagatgaagggtttcccctcacccgcccggactgggactatgaaacggctccaggtagggagagtctccgaatctatcgccaggctctgttggcgggtctcaagggggcagggaaacggcccaccaatttggccaaggtaaggaccataatccaaggaaaagaggagagccccgcagcctttatggaacggcttctagaggggtttcggatgtatactccatttaaccccgaggctccagaacataaggctaccgtggccatgtcattcatagatcaggcagcgtctgatataaaaggaaagctccaacggctagatgggattcaaacctatgggttgcaggaactagttagggaggcagaaaaggtatataacaaaagggagaccccagaggaaaaggaggctaggctagcaaaagagcaggaagcacgggaggaacgaagagatcgaaagagagataaacatttaaccaaaatcctggcagctgtagtgacagaaaacggaacaggaaagtcaggggaaacgaaGAGGCGGCCCAAAGTAGGAAAAGACCAGTGCGCCTATTGCAAAGAACGCGGGCACTGGatcaaagactgccctaagcgcCCCGGGAACTCAAAGAAACCTGCCTCTGTGCTCGCCTTAGGCGAAGAGAGCGAATAGGGATGTCAGGGCTCCGGAGcccccccccgagccccggctaaccctatctgtaggggggcatcccaccaccttcctggtggacacGGGAGCTCAACACTCGGTCTTAACCAAGGCAAATGGGCCTCTGTCCTCGCGTACCTCCTGGGTCCAAGgagcgacaggaagaaaaattcacaaatggactaacCGCCGCACGGTTGACTTAGGGCAAGGGACGGTGACACACTCCTTTCTGGTGGTACCCGAATGCCCGTACCCCCTTCTGGGACgagacctcctaaccaagcttGGAGCCCAGATACACTTCTCCGAAACGGGGGCCCAAGTGCTAAACCGGGATGGCCAGCCTATCCAAGtcttaactgtgtccttacaagacgaacacagactttttgaaaccccggtcaccactaacctcctcgaagcctggctgcaggactttccccaagcctgggcagaaacgggagggctcggtcgagccaaatgccaagtcccaatcataattgacctaaagcccacggcaatgcctgtgtctatcaggcagtatcccatgagcaaggaggctcatatgggcattcagccacacattactagatttctagagcttggggtcctgcgaccTTGCCGCTCACCTTGGAATACCCCTCTTTTACCAGTAAAAAAACCTGGCACCCGGGACTACAGGCCCGTCCAAGACTTAAGAGAAgtcaacaaaaggactatggatatccaccctacggtccccaatccctataacttgctcagcaccctgagcccagaccacacctggtacacagtactggacctaaaagatgcgttcttttgcttacccttggccccccagagccaggaactgtttgcttttgaatggagggaccctgaaagaggaatttcaggccaattaacctggacccgcttaccccaagggttcaaaaactcccccactctctttgatgaggctcttcacagggacctaactgacttccggactcaacatccagaagtaactctactccaatatgtggatgaccttcttctggccgcccccacaaaagaagcctgcatactaggtaccagacatctgctccgggaattaggagaaaaaggataccgggcatccgccaagaaggcccagatttgccaaaccaaggtaacctacctggggtacatactgagtgaggggaaaagatggctcacccctgggcgaatagaaactgtggctcgcattctgccgccccagaaccccagagaggtacgtgaattcctgggaactgctgggttctgtcgcttatggatacctgggttcgctgagctagccgcccccctctatgccctcacgaaagagagtgcacccttcacctggcaggaaaaatatcagtcagcctttgaggccctaaaagaggccctcctctccgccccggctctcgggttgccagacacctccaagccctttacccttttcatagacgagaaacaaggaattgccaaaggagttctaacccaaaaattagggccctggaagaggccagtagcatacctgtccaaaaagttggaccctgtggcagcggggtggcccccatgtcttcgtatcatggcagccactgctatgctggtcaaggactctgccaaattaacccttggacagccactaactgttatcaccccgcatgctttagaggccatagtgcggcagccaccggaccgatggataaccaacgcacgcctaacccactaccaggccctcctactggacacagaccgcgtccaatttggacctccggttaccttgaaccctgccacgttgctaccggcaccggaagaccaacagagcgcacacgattgccggcaagtactggctgagacccatgggacacgggaagaccttaaagatcaagagctcccagatgcggatcactcttggtatacggacgggagcagttacatcgactcaggtacccggagggcgggagcggcggtagtagatggccaccacatcatatgggcacaatcACTACCTCCTGGCACGTCTGTACAAAAGGCCGAGCTGATAGcgctcaccaaggccctagaactatccgaagggaaaaaggctaacatatacacagatagccgatatgcctttgcaacggctcatacacatgggagtatttatgaaagaaggggcctactaacctcagaaggaaaagaaattaaaaacaaagctgaaatcattgcattattaaaggccctttttcttccccgaaaagtagccataattcattgccccgggcatcagaaaggacaagacccaattgcaacaggaaatagacaggcagaccaagtagccaggcaagtcgctgtggcagaaacgttgactttgaccacaaaacttgaagaaaccaatcttacgaccaacaaatatgcttacaccccagaagaccaggaagaggcaaaggccataggggctatactgaatcaggacactaaagactgggaaaaagaaggaaagatagtccttccccgaaaggaagccctggcaatgatccaacaaatgcacgcctggacacatttaagtaatcagaagctgaagttactgattaaaaaaactgacttcttaatccctaaggcaggcaccctcatagaacaggtaacctccgcctgtaaggtctgtcaacaggtaaacgctggggctacccgagtgccggaaggaaaacggactcgtggtaaccgcccaggagtctattgggaaatagactttactgaagtaaagcctcaccatgcggggtataagtacctattagtgtttgtagacaccttttcaggatgggtagaagcctaccccacccgacaggaaacggcacacgtggtagccaagaagattttagaagaaatcttccccagatttggacttcccaaggtaatcgggtcagataacgggccggccttcgtttcccaggtaagtcaggggctcgccaggacactggggattaattggaaattacactgtgcatataggccccagagctcaggacaggtagaaagaatgaatagaacaataaaagagacccttactaaattgaccttagagactggcttaaaagattggagacgcctcctatctctggctttgttaagagccagaaatacgcccaaccgtttcgggctcaccccgtatgaaatcctttatgggggacccccccctttgtcaaccttgctcaattccttctccccctccgatcctaagactgatttacaagcccgactaaaagggctgcaagcggtgcaggcccaaatctggacacccctggccgaactgtaccggccaggacatccacaaactagccacccatttcaggtaggagactccgtgtacgtccggcggcaccgctctcaaggattggagcctcgttggaagggaccttacatcgtcctgctgaccacgcccaccgcCATAAAGGTTGACGGGATCGCCGCCTGGATTCACGCATCGCACGCCAAGGCAGCCCCAAGAACCCCTGGACCGAAAgctcccaaaacctggaagctccaccgttcggagaaccctcttaagataagactctcccgtgtctgactgttaatccaccctgtccctgcacaaacccaaaatgaaacccccagcgggaatggtctttctgtgggtcctcacaagcttgggggcgggaattggagctaaaattgtcaaagaggggaacccacatcaggtttaTACCTTGACTTGGCAAATCTACTCCCAGAGCGGGGAAGTTGTCTGGGAGGTCCAAGGTAACCATGCGCTTAATACTTGGTGGCCCCCACTTACCCCTGATTTTTGCCAGCTGGCAGCTGGATTAGACACTTGGGATATCCCAGCTAGAAGCCCCAAGAACCTGCAGTCCTACATGGGGGAAAGAATCCAGCAGATGACTGCCCATGGATGCAGTAGTCCCACTGCCAGATGTAGATTAGCCCAGGCAGAGTTCTATGTCTGTCCTCGAGACAATAGGGATAGGGCCACTGCCCACCGATGTGGGGGATATGAAGAATATTTCTGCTCGGCATGGGGCTGCGAAACTACTGGCGATGCCTACTGGCAACCTACCTCTTCCTGGGACTTAATCACCATTACAAGAGGTTACACCAAACCTGACCCCGATGGACACACTTGCTACTATAAAAAGGGCACAGAAGGGTATCATCATTGGATAAGTCCCCTGTCTCTACCTCTTAAGATTACCTTTACAGATTCAGGAAAACGGGCTCTCGGATGGCAGACGGGCTATACATGGGGACTCCGATGGTACCTACCGGGAAAAGATAGGGGGATTgttctaaaaatcaaattaaaaatagatacaatcacCCAAACCGTAGGTCCCAACCTAGTATTGGCCGATCAAAAAGCTCCGGTCCAGCTAGCCATCCCAGTCCAGCCACCAAGGGCCCCAACTCAGACACCGGGAATTAACCCTGTTAATTCCACTCTAAGCCCCAGTCTAGGATACCCGACC
This region of Felis catus isolate Fca126 chromosome X, F.catus_Fca126_mat1.0, whole genome shotgun sequence genomic DNA includes:
- the LOC111556295 gene encoding LOW QUALITY PROTEIN: uncharacterized protein LOC111556295 (The sequence of the model RefSeq protein was modified relative to this genomic sequence to represent the inferred CDS: deleted 1 base in 1 codon; substituted 1 base at 1 genomic stop codon), whose protein sequence is MGQTLTTPLSLTLTHFSDVQARARNLSVEVRKGRWRTFCSSEWPTLSVGWPRDGTFDLFVILQVKTKVMDPGPQGHPDQVAYILTWEDLIRNPPAWVKPFLPSCPTSQSTLLPLKTSKNRASTQTPDPPKPVLPDESQRDPLLLDALSSPPHAPEETSPPHNPLLLPPPYNSPLAPVSVLSPVPPTSPPASSSSSPSPTSSPACTSAPSSTPAPPDLTPQTPPQTPRLRLRRSDDPNGPPTWQSSLFPLRTVNRTVQYWPFSASDLYNWKTHNPSFSQEPQALTSLIESILLTHQPTWDDCQQLLQVLLTTEERQRVLLEARKNVPGPGGLPTQLPNEIDEGFPLTRPDWDYETAPGRESLRIYRQALLAGLKGAGKRPTNLAKVRTIIQGKEESPAAFMERLLEGFRMYTPFNPEAPEHKATVAMSFIDQAASDIKGKLQRLDGIQTYGLQELVREAEKVYNKRETPEEKEARLAKEQEAREERRDRKRDKHLTKILAAVVTENGTGKSGETKRRPKVGKDQCAYCKERGHWIKDCPKRPGNSKKPASVLALGEESEXGCQGSEPPPEPRLTLSVGGHPTTFLVDTGAQHSVLTKANGPLSSRTSWVQGATGRKIHKWTNRRTVDLGQGTVTHSFLVVPECPYPLLGRDLLTKLGAQIHFSETGAQVLNRDGQPIQVLTVSLQDEHRLFETPVTTNLLEAWLQDFPQAWAETGGLGRAKCQVPIIIDLKPTAMPVSIRQYPMSKEAHMGIQPHITRFLELGVLRPCRSPWNTPLLPVKKPGTRDYRPVQDLREVNKRTMDIHPTVPNPYNLLSTLSPDHTWYTVLDLKDAFFCLPLAPQSQELFAFEWRDPERGISGQLTWTRLPQGFKNSPTLFDEALHRDLTDFRTQHPEVTLLQYVDDLLLAAPTKEACILGTRHLLRELGEKGYRASAKKAQICQTKVTYLGYILSEGKRWLTPGRIETVARILPPQNPREVREFLGTAGFCRLWIPGFAELAAPLYALTKESAPFTWQEKYQSAFEALKEALLSAPALGLPDTSKPFTLFIDEKQGIAKGVLTQKLGPWKRPVAYLSKKLDPVAAGWPPCLRIMAATAMLVKDSAKLTLGQPLTVITPHALEAIVRQPPDRWITNARLTHYQALLLDTDRVQFGPPVTLNPATLLPAPEDQQSAHDCRQVLAETHGTREDLKDQELPDADHSWYTDGSSYIDSGTRRAGAAVVDGHHIIWAQSLPPGTSVQKAELIALTKALELSEGKKANIYTDSRYAFATAHTHGSIYERRGLLTSEGKEIKNKAEIIALLKALFLPRKVAIIHCPGHQKGQDPIATGNRQADQVARQVAVAETLTLTTKLEETNLTTNKYAYTPEDQEEAKAIGAILNQDTKDWEKEGKIVLPRKEALAMIQQMHAWTHLSNQKLKLLIKKTDFLIPKAGTLIEQVTSACKVCQQVNAGATRVPEGKRTRGNRPGVYWEIDFTEVKPHHAGYKYLLVFVDTFSGWVEAYPTRQETAHVVAKKILEEIFPRFGLPKVIGSDNGPAFVSQVSQGLARTLGINWKLHCAYRPQSSGQVERMNRTIKETLTKLTLETGLKDWRRLLSLALLRARNTPNRFGLTPYEILYGGPPPLSTLLNSFSPSDPKTDLQARLKGLQAVQAQIWTPLAELYRPGHPQTSHPFQVGDSVYVRRHRSQGLEPRWKGPYIVLLTTPTAIKVDGIAAWIHASHAKAAPRTPGPKAPKTWKLHRSENPLKIRLSRV